CACCTGCCGGACCAGGCCCACCTCCACCTTCTCTCGCATGGCGGACAGGCCGCCGAAGTATTCGGCCAGTTCGGCGTACTGCGGCGCGGCCGCTTTGATCCGGCTCCACGCGTCGCGGGCGTTGCGGCGCCTGCGCACCGGGCCGGGCGGCTCGTAGACGGCCAGCACCGCGCCGGCCGCCCGGATGGCGGCCAGATAGAACTGCCGGAACCGCTCGGCGCCGTCGTCGGTGACGCGCGCGGCGTCCTCGAACAGCACCTCGGCCCGGTCGAGCAGGTCCCGGCTGCGCAGGACCACCCGCGGGTCGGCCGTCGCCGTCATGCGGCTCGTCGTCGACTTTCCGGTCATATGAACCCCTCGCCTCCTTCTGTCGACAAGAACGTCTCACGTGCCTACGACAATCCCGGGCCGGCGGGCCTTCGCCGGATGCGCGAGAGCCGGCGGCCCGGCGTCTTCCCCACCGGTCCGCCGACTCTCGGCTCATCGAAACTTTGTTCGATACCGGAAGACTAACCCCCACTCGGGGCCGTCGGCAAGTGCCGCTAATCTCACTGGCAACGCACCCGGATACGACGGCGAAAGGCAGGTGGGTCCGCCCATGGCGGTTCGGATCGTCTCCCTGGCCGCCGCCGATGCCGATCAGTGGATCGATCCGGCCGTGCACACCTATGTGACCGCCATGCGGTACGCGCGCGGCACCGAGCAGAGCCGCACCGGACTGTGGCGCGATCACCTGCATCGGCCGGGCTGGACGGCGGTGGCCGCGCTGGCCACGGCGTCGCCGATGGATCTGCTGCGGCCGACATACGCCCGGCTGCGGGTCACCGCGCCGTGGACCGCCGACCGCGAGGTCCTGGTCGGTATCGCCTACGGCTACACCGGCGCCGCGGACCAGTGGTGGAACCGGCAACTGCGCTCGGGCCTGGCCCGCCACGGCTGCTCACCGGACCAGGTGGCGGCGATCGCGTCCGACTACTTCGAGCTCACCGAGCTGCACGTCCACCCGGTAGCGCAGGGCCGCGGCCTCGGCCAGGCACTGCTCACCCGGCTGCTGTCCGGGCGCCCCGAGTCCCGGGTCCTGCTGTCCACGCCGGAGGTGCGGGGTGAGGAGAACCGGGCGTGGTCGCTGTACCGGCGGCTCGGATTCGACGACGTGCTGCGCGGTTTCACCTTCGCCGGTGACCCCCGGCAGTTCGCCTTCCTGGGCCGGTCGCTGCCGCTGCCGGACGCGCCCGGCGACGTCGCGGCGGGGGAGAACCCGCCCACTCTGGCACGATGACACCGTGTCCCGTCGCCAGCATCTCCCGCGTCACCGTCACCCCGCCCTGGGCCTCGTGGTCCTGCTCGCGCTGGTCCCGCTGCTGAGCGGATGCCTGACGAAGTCGGAGAACGTCGGCGACCAGTATTCGGGATTCGTGGTGGTCGCGGCCGCCCCGGACGCCGGCGCCACCCCCACCTTCGACGTGCCCGCCTCGATGGCCGGATCGGTGTCGGTGACCAAGTTCCCGGCGGACGGCGACACGCAGACGTCACCGGAACCGGCGCAGACGGACGCGGTCACCGGGAAGGTCGGCTCCCGGATGACCTTCACCGATCTCACCGCGGGCCAGTTCTCCCAGCTCGGCGACATCATCTCCGGCGCGCTGGATTCCGGCGCGACCGTCGATCTGACGGCCACGCGCAGTGGCGACGTGGTCCGGATGCGCGGCGGGGCGGCTCTGGCCGGGCTGTCGCCGAAGACCTCGTATCTCTCGATCACCGTCGACTTCGGCGGCGAGGTCGTCGCCACCAACGGGCATCTGGCCGGCGACAACTCCGTCACCTGGGTGCCCGAGCCGGGCCAGAACGCCCAGTTCAACGCCGATGCGAAGTACCCGGATCCGGCCACGGCGGCGCTGCCGAGCTGGACCTGGTTCATGGTGATCGCCTGCCTGGCGATCGTCGGCGCCGTCGCCGCCCTCGCCTACCGCTTCCGTGATCGCACGCCGCGGTACACCCCGCCGGCCGGACAGGGCGGCGGACCGAATCCACTGC
The nucleotide sequence above comes from Gordonia sp. PP30. Encoded proteins:
- a CDS encoding SAV_6107 family HEPN domain-containing protein — encoded protein: MTGKSTTSRMTATADPRVVLRSRDLLDRAEVLFEDAARVTDDGAERFRQFYLAAIRAAGAVLAVYEPPGPVRRRRNARDAWSRIKAAAPQYAELAEYFGGLSAMREKVEVGLVRQVDDTLCARVERRAAEFLDAADASLLAYEQGALPGAERPARRIGA
- a CDS encoding GNAT family N-acetyltransferase, encoding MAVRIVSLAAADADQWIDPAVHTYVTAMRYARGTEQSRTGLWRDHLHRPGWTAVAALATASPMDLLRPTYARLRVTAPWTADREVLVGIAYGYTGAADQWWNRQLRSGLARHGCSPDQVAAIASDYFELTELHVHPVAQGRGLGQALLTRLLSGRPESRVLLSTPEVRGEENRAWSLYRRLGFDDVLRGFTFAGDPRQFAFLGRSLPLPDAPGDVAAGENPPTLAR